The following proteins are co-located in the Solanum pennellii chromosome 8, SPENNV200 genome:
- the LOC107027434 gene encoding uncharacterized protein LOC107027434, with translation MPDDKKMLCLRFDDNNLEFSYLLGLSILLPTIVLVYCLLKFLLQLLIHHPQNMSHPKKRETEIVTNEKSDAEDQLDEAKGQQAVLYRFRQRHKKIQRETASCSKLIAKEEESCVSKTPPRVRHGDLLHFSHRHPLLRFHLKGTEVIRCNMCAITISGVAYGCDCCLYFLHEVCSNIPKRIRHDFHPMHSLTLLPIPSIDLWHSKVETEFCCVACGYDSSLFSFYYHCDLCKFDLHLECASVMTRLIRKVKYPLDLFTSFPLKSEGAAVLCSVCNQVMNRQSAWLFYNREFDYICHFECAAEEELGVKGDQSFLSEVQKSLLLRKSFPDQQQKLEKLGEVIHFSHRHPLKAIKQTNETPIRSCCICSNQDLSGYICQLCNYFIDKSCLPLPRRIQHHFHPNHPLILARYNDQPKSKCRACGHENGATYCCFTCKFSLHRSCAGAPMTFTLGTNKKLSNAVSVPAS, from the exons ATGCCGGACGACAAGAAGATGTTATGTTTACGATTTGATGATAACAATTTGGAATTCAGTTATTTACTAGGCCTTTCTATATTGCTACCAACTATTGTTCTGGTTTATTGTCTGctcaaatttcttcttcaattgcTAATTCACCATCCTCAGAACATGTCTCATCCCAAAAAAAGAGAGACAGAAATCGTTACGAACGAAAAATCAGATGCTGAAGATCAGTTGGATGAAGCAAAAGGCCAACAAGCTGTTCTGTACAGATTTAGGCAGAGGCACAAAAAGATACAAAGAGAAACAGCAAGCTGTTCTAAATTGATTGCAAAGGAAGAGGAAAGTTGTGTGTCAAAAACGCCTCCTCGTGTTCGTCATGGTGATCTGTTGCATTTCAGCCACAGACATCCTCTGCTAAGATTTCATCTTAAAGGAACAGAAGTTATAAGATGCAATATGTGTGCTATTACAATTTCCGGGGTAGCTTATGGTTGTGATTGTTGTCTTTACTTTCTCCATGAGGTATGCTCTAACATTCCTAAAAGAATTCGACATGATTTTCATCCTATGCACTCACTCACCCTTCTTCCCATTCCTTCAATCGATCTTTGGCATTCGAAAGTGGAAACTGAATTCTGTTGTGTGGCATGTGGTTATGACAGCTCATTGTTTTCATTTTACTATCATTGTGATTTGTGTAAATTTGATCTTCATCTTGAATGTGCTTCTGTGATGACGAGATTGATCCGTAAGGTAAAATACCCTCTCGATCTCTTTACTTCCTTTCCGTTAAAAAGTGAAGGGGCAGCCGTGTTATGTTCTGTTTGTAACCAAGTTATGAATAGACAATCCGCTTGGCTTTTCTATAATCGCGAGTTTGATTACATCTGTCATTTCGAGTGTGCTGCTGAAGAAGAACTTGGAGTTAAAGGAGATCAAAGTTTCCTATCTGAAGTACAGAAATCGTTGCTCCTCCGAAAAAGCTTCCCTGACCAACAACAGAAACTCGAAAAGCTAGGGGAAGTTATACACTTCAGCCACCGCCATCCGTTGAAAGCAATCAAACAAACGAATGAGACGCCAATCAGGAGTTGCTGCATATGTTCGAATCAGGATTTATCCGGTTACATTTGCCAGCTATGCAATTACTTCATCGACAAGAGTTGTCTCCCTCTTCCCCGAAGGATACAACATCATTTTCACCCAAATCACCCCCTTATACTTGCTAGGTATAACGATCAGCCAAAGTCCAAATGCAGAGCTTGTGGTCATGAAAACGGTGCAACATACTGTTGCTTTACTTGTAAATTCAGTCTCCATCGTTCCTGCGCTGGTGCTCCCATGACATTTACCCTTGGCACAAACAAGAAA TTATCAAATGCAGTATCTGTTCCAGCGAGTTAA